In Procambarus clarkii isolate CNS0578487 chromosome 25, FALCON_Pclarkii_2.0, whole genome shotgun sequence, the following proteins share a genomic window:
- the LOC138368358 gene encoding trophinin-like: MEVLSFAAFPGAAFPGAAFPGAAFPGAVFPGAIFPGAVFIRAAFPGAAFPGAAFPGAVFPGAAFPGAVFPGAVFIGAAFPGAVFTGAAFPGAVFTGAAFPGAVFPGAVFTGAAFPGAVFTGAAFPGAVFPGAAFTGAAFPGAVFIGAAFPGAVFPGAVFTGAAFTGAAFPGAAFPGAAFPGAAFTGAAFPGAAFAGAAFAGAAFPGAVFTGAAFPGAVFTGAAFPGAVFPGPAFPGAAFPGATFPGAVFPGAAFTGAAFPGAAFPGAAFTGAAFPGAAFPGAVFTGAAFPGAAFPGAAFPGAVFTGAAFPGAVFPGAAFPGAVFTGAAFPGAAFPGAVFPGAAFPGAAFPGAAFPGAAFPGAAFPGAAFTGASFPGAAFPGAAFPGAVFTGAAFPGAVFTGAAFPGAAFPGAAFPGAAFPGAAFTGAAFPGAAFTGAAFPGAAFPDDAKLTRRIEADEDCKILQDDLNRL, from the coding sequence ATGGAGGTCCTTAGCTTTGCTGCCTTCCCTGGTGCTGCCTTCCCTGGTGCTGCCTTCCCTGGTGCTGCCTTCCCTGGTGCTGTCTTCCCTGGTGCTATCTTCCCTGGTGCTGTCTTCATTCGTGCTGCCTTCCCTGGTGCTGCCTTCCCTGGTGCTGCCTTCCCTGGTGCTGTCTTCCCTGGTGCTGCCTTCCCTGGTGCTGTCTTCCCTGGTGCTGTCTTCATTGGTGCTGCCTTCCCTGGTGCTGTCTTCACTGGTGCTGCCTTCCCTGGTGCTGTCTTCACTGGTGCTGCCTTCCCTGGTGCTGTCTTCCCTGGTGCTGTCTTCACTGGTGCTGCCTTCCCTGGTGCTGTCTTCACTGGTGCTGCCTTCCCTGGTGCTGTCTTCCCtggtgctgccttcactggtgcTGCCTTCCCTGGTGCTGTCTTCATTGGTGCTGCCTTCCCTGGTGCTGTCTTCCCTGGTGCTGTCTTCACtggtgctgccttcactggtgctgccttccctggtgctgccttccctggtgctgccttccctggtgctgccttcactggtgcTGCCTTCCCTGGTGCTGCCTTCGCTGGTGCTGCCTTCGCTGGTGCTGCCTTCCCTGGTGCTGTCTTCACTGGTGCTGCATTCCCTGGTGCTGTCTTCACTGGTGCTGCCTTCCCTGGTGCTGTCTTCCCTGGTCCTGCCTTCCCTGGTGCTGCCTTCCCTGGTGCTACCTTCCCTGGTGCTGTCTTCCCtggtgctgccttcactggtgctgccttccctggtgctgccttccctggtgctgccttcactggtgcTGCCTTCCCTGGTGCTGCCTTCCCTGGTGCTGTCTTCACTGGTGCTGCCTTCCCTGGTGCTGCCTTCCCTGGTGCTGCCTTCCCTGGTGCTGTCTTCACTGGTGCTGCCTTCCCTGGTGCTGTCTTCCCTGGTGCTGCCTTCCCTGGTGCTGTCTTCACTGGTGCTGCCTTCCCTGGTGCTGCCTTCCCTGGTGCTGTCTTCCCTGGTGCTGCCTTCCCTGGTGCTGCCTTCCCTGGTGCTGCCTTCCCTGGTGCTGCCTTCCCTGGTGCTGCCTTCCCtggtgctgccttcactggtgcTTCCTTCCCTGGTGCTGCCTTCCCTGGTGCTGCCTTCCCTGGTGCTGTCTTCACTGGTGCTGCCTTCCCTGGTGCTGTCTTCACTGGTGCTGCCTTCCCTGGTGCTGCCTTCCCTGGTGCTGCCTTCCCTGGTGCTGCCTTCCCtggtgctgccttcactggtgctgccttccctggtgctgccttcactggtgctgccttccctggtgctgccttccctg